The following proteins come from a genomic window of Geminicoccaceae bacterium SCSIO 64248:
- a CDS encoding ABC transporter permease, whose protein sequence is MSRADAAQGAPGPRLATPAGRAVLGFGLDHLVWLILIVVLAGFSLFIPNFFQIGILLNILEQSTFIGILAVGLALVVIAGHMDLSIESVLALTAMTTALLFGSHGAGSGLVLQPEWLALPVSLLLAVALGAVIGASNAFFVVRLRINAFIVTLASYIWCRGLVVALSGGRSVYGLPDAIRAVAVTHVGGVPVLGVVLILVFAAFAFVLTRTPFGRHLVMIGGNPVAPYRAGIRSDRLLAIAFILAGAIAGLAGWLLAARTAGATANLGTGMLFDAFAAVVIGGVSLKGGVGRLSGVFAGVLLLSAISTAINVMGMPPHYTLMIKGALVLAAVLLDTAKTALHKRYL, encoded by the coding sequence ATGAGCCGCGCCGACGCCGCGCAGGGCGCGCCAGGCCCCCGGCTGGCGACGCCGGCCGGCCGGGCGGTGCTCGGCTTCGGCCTGGATCATCTGGTCTGGCTGATCCTGATCGTCGTCCTGGCCGGCTTCTCCCTGTTCATCCCGAACTTCTTCCAGATCGGGATTCTGTTGAACATCCTGGAGCAGTCGACCTTCATCGGCATCCTGGCGGTCGGCCTGGCGCTGGTCGTGATCGCCGGACACATGGACCTGTCGATCGAATCGGTCCTGGCCCTGACCGCCATGACCACGGCGCTCCTGTTCGGCAGCCACGGCGCCGGCTCCGGGCTCGTCCTCCAGCCGGAATGGCTGGCGCTGCCGGTGTCGCTGCTCCTGGCGGTGGCGCTCGGCGCCGTGATCGGGGCGAGCAACGCCTTCTTCGTCGTGCGCCTGCGGATCAACGCCTTCATCGTCACGCTGGCGTCCTACATCTGGTGCCGCGGCCTCGTCGTCGCCCTGTCCGGCGGGCGCTCGGTCTACGGCCTGCCGGACGCCATCCGCGCCGTCGCGGTCACCCATGTCGGCGGCGTGCCGGTGCTGGGCGTCGTGCTGATCCTGGTCTTCGCGGCGTTCGCCTTCGTCCTCACCAGGACGCCGTTCGGCCGGCACCTCGTCATGATCGGCGGCAATCCCGTCGCTCCCTACCGGGCCGGCATAAGGTCGGACCGCCTGCTCGCGATCGCCTTCATCCTGGCCGGTGCGATCGCCGGTCTCGCCGGCTGGCTCCTGGCGGCGCGCACGGCCGGAGCCACGGCCAATCTCGGCACGGGCATGCTGTTCGACGCCTTCGCCGCCGTGGTGATCGGCGGCGTCAGCCTCAAGGGCGGCGTCGGCCGGCTCTCCGGCGTGTTCGCCGGCGTGCTGCTGCTGAGCGCCATCTCGACCGCGATCAACGTCATGGGCATGCCGCCGCACTACACCTTGATGATCAAGGGCGCGCTGGTCCTGGCCGCCGTGCTGCTCGACACGGCCAAGACGGCGCTGCACAAGCGCTATCTCTGA
- a CDS encoding sugar ABC transporter substrate-binding protein, with protein sequence MTTRRYWLAGALAALSLCAAQPGAWAQESKGRVYYLVPTLLDEFQTESVTALERFLGDVGYETISLDGQNRTDLQMNQIDDVIALQPEAIVLAAVDFDAVRPGIDKAREAGIPVVIFDRQIKSTPSDFTSVAGTVEIGRIAAAEIARLLQEKKGSVSGKVLQILGDPGDSYTLDIQQGFEEDMAAHPDVQIITQPALQWEASRAGDIMSDQLLTNPDIDLVFVHAAHLAVPVTAILEARGKQPGDVMLVSSNGAPVGLDLIRRGWEQVEVEQPLYAQAAAVAMFMDKVVNKEPIEPGSYDVLGLEATLTEEAWGPNLRIPGAAITRDNVDEPRFWGNLQAPTEKVQPVE encoded by the coding sequence ATGACAACGAGACGCTACTGGCTGGCGGGCGCGCTTGCGGCGCTGTCCCTGTGCGCGGCCCAGCCGGGCGCATGGGCACAGGAGTCCAAGGGGCGGGTCTACTATCTCGTGCCGACCCTGCTGGACGAGTTCCAGACCGAATCGGTCACCGCGCTGGAGCGCTTCCTCGGCGATGTCGGCTACGAGACGATCTCGCTCGACGGCCAGAACCGCACCGATCTGCAGATGAACCAGATCGACGACGTCATCGCGCTCCAGCCCGAGGCCATCGTGCTGGCTGCCGTCGATTTCGACGCCGTGCGTCCCGGCATCGACAAGGCGCGCGAGGCCGGCATTCCGGTCGTGATCTTCGACCGCCAGATCAAGTCGACGCCGTCTGACTTCACCTCGGTCGCGGGCACGGTCGAGATCGGCAGGATCGCCGCCGCCGAGATCGCCCGCCTGCTCCAGGAGAAGAAGGGCAGCGTGTCGGGCAAGGTGCTGCAGATCCTGGGCGATCCCGGCGATTCCTACACGCTCGACATCCAGCAGGGCTTCGAGGAGGACATGGCCGCCCACCCGGACGTCCAGATCATCACGCAGCCCGCGCTGCAGTGGGAGGCGTCGCGCGCCGGCGACATCATGTCGGACCAGCTCCTGACCAATCCCGACATCGACCTCGTCTTCGTCCACGCCGCCCACTTGGCCGTGCCGGTGACGGCGATCCTGGAGGCGCGCGGCAAGCAGCCGGGCGACGTCATGCTGGTCAGCTCGAACGGCGCGCCGGTCGGGCTCGACCTCATCCGCAGGGGCTGGGAGCAGGTCGAGGTCGAGCAGCCGCTCTACGCCCAGGCCGCGGCCGTCGCGATGTTCATGGACAAGGTCGTGAACAAGGAGCCGATCGAGCCCGGCAGCTACGACGTGCTCGGCCTGGAGGCGACGCTGACCGAGGAGGCCTGGGGGCCGAACCTGCGCATCCCCGGCGCCGCGATCACCAGGGACAACGTCGACGAGCCCCGCTTCTGGGGCAATCTCCAGGCGCCGACCGAAAAGGTCCAGCCGGTCGAATGA
- a CDS encoding ATP-binding cassette domain-containing protein: protein MTDGARDAAEAGEGADAPDLLRLEGVTQRFGAIEALRGVSFAMRAGEVVALLGDNGAGKSTLVKIISGGLQPTSGRLVFEGRERHFASPADAKAAGIETVYQDLSLCTNVDVVANFFMGRELTRKVLGIPVLREREMYRITEQALAAGGTRIPSLRTTVEHLSGGQRQAIELNRFVHWGGRLVLLDEPFAALGVEQTRRGLEMIKRVAAQGIGVVVITHIMAQAFQVADRIVTLRQGRIVGDVATRDTNADEVVRLMTGDAGMEQARAG from the coding sequence ATGACCGATGGTGCGCGTGATGCGGCGGAGGCGGGCGAGGGGGCGGACGCCCCCGACCTGTTGCGCCTGGAGGGCGTGACGCAGCGTTTCGGCGCGATCGAGGCCCTGCGCGGCGTCAGCTTTGCCATGCGCGCGGGCGAGGTCGTCGCCCTGCTCGGCGACAACGGCGCCGGCAAGTCCACGCTGGTCAAGATCATCTCGGGCGGCCTGCAGCCCACCTCGGGCCGGCTCGTGTTCGAGGGCCGGGAACGCCACTTCGCCTCGCCGGCCGACGCCAAGGCGGCCGGGATCGAGACCGTCTACCAGGACCTGTCGCTGTGCACGAATGTCGACGTGGTCGCGAATTTCTTCATGGGCCGCGAGCTGACGCGCAAGGTCCTGGGCATCCCGGTCCTGCGCGAGCGCGAGATGTATCGGATCACCGAGCAGGCGCTCGCGGCCGGCGGCACGCGCATCCCGTCCTTGCGCACGACGGTCGAGCACCTCTCGGGCGGCCAGCGCCAGGCGATCGAGCTCAACCGCTTCGTCCACTGGGGCGGCAGGCTGGTCCTGCTCGACGAGCCGTTCGCGGCGCTCGGCGTCGAGCAGACCCGGCGCGGGCTGGAGATGATCAAGCGCGTCGCTGCGCAGGGGATCGGGGTCGTGGTCATCACGCACATCATGGCGCAGGCGTTCCAGGTCGCCGACCGGATCGTCACGCTGCGCCAGGGCCGGATCGTCGGCGACGTGGCGACCCGTGACACGAACGCGGACGAGGTCGTCCGCCTGATGACCGGCGACGCCGGCATGGAGCAGGCGAGAGCCGGCTGA